In the Wyeomyia smithii strain HCP4-BCI-WySm-NY-G18 chromosome 2, ASM2978416v1, whole genome shotgun sequence genome, one interval contains:
- the LOC129719720 gene encoding uncharacterized protein LOC129719720, with product MLQTIKREVLDAEFVSIMMDESTDSARLSQLSCTLRYLRPDGTPVERLVRLADVSSDKTAAALAGHVDEIAAYFGLDGDKVVAQSYDGAAVMSGDKSGVQTLVMQRFEDVFVSAMHSTGIANKPYKSKKINE from the exons ATGCTTCAAACAATTAAAAGAGAAGTTCTTGATGCTGAGTTCGTGTCCATTATGATGGATGAATCAACAGATTCGGCTCGGTTATCGCAACTATCTTGTACTCTGCGCTACTTACGGCCCGATG GAACACCAGTTGAAAGGCTCGTTAGATTGGCAGACGTTAGCAGTGACAAAACCGCCGCTGCGTTGGCCGGACACGTTGATGAAATAGCAGCGTATTTTGGTCTTGAtggtgacaaagttgtagctcaGAGCTATGATGGAGCTGCTGTAATGTCCGGGGACAAATCTGGAGTGCAAACATTGGTGATGCAACG GTTTGAAGACGTGTTCGTCTCTGCCATGCATTCCACGGGTATAGCTAACAAACCTTACAAGAGTAAGAAAATTAATGAATGA